A single region of the Stenotrophomonas sp. Marseille-Q4652 genome encodes:
- the rnc gene encoding ribonuclease III, with translation MVTKTFQRGDLIGHPFRDQGLLAQALTHRSAGAPHNERLEFLGDSIVNMLVAQALYQRWPKADEGALTRARASLVCEGALATIARTLKLGERLTMGPGEMKSGGHRRDSILADALEAVVAAIYLDAGFEACRAVVLPWFEASLQALPATGKPEKDPKTRLQEWLQARQKGLPVYELVSETGDDHAKLFRVRCSVADPAVTTEGEGTSRRLAEQQAAATAIERLDSK, from the coding sequence GTGGTGACTAAGACGTTCCAACGGGGTGACCTGATCGGCCATCCCTTCCGTGACCAGGGCCTGCTTGCACAGGCCCTGACGCACCGTAGTGCCGGTGCCCCGCACAACGAGCGGCTGGAGTTCCTCGGCGACAGCATCGTCAACATGCTGGTGGCCCAGGCGCTGTACCAGCGCTGGCCCAAGGCCGACGAGGGCGCACTGACCCGCGCTCGCGCCTCGCTGGTGTGCGAAGGGGCGCTGGCGACCATCGCCCGCACCCTGAAGCTGGGCGAGCGCCTGACCATGGGGCCGGGCGAGATGAAGTCCGGCGGCCATCGCCGCGACTCGATCCTGGCCGATGCGCTGGAAGCGGTCGTGGCCGCGATCTACCTGGATGCCGGTTTCGAGGCCTGCCGCGCGGTCGTGCTGCCGTGGTTCGAAGCCTCGCTGCAGGCGCTGCCGGCCACCGGCAAGCCGGAGAAGGACCCCAAGACCCGGTTGCAGGAATGGCTGCAGGCGCGGCAGAAGGGCCTGCCCGTTTATGAACTGGTCTCCGAAACCGGCGACGACCATGCCAAGCTTTTCCGCGTACGCTGCAGCGTGGCCGACCCGGCCGTGACCACCGAGGGCGAAGGCACCTCGCGGCGACTGGCCGAACAACAGGCGGCTGCCACCGCCATCGAGCGACTGGATTCAAAGTGA
- the era gene encoding GTPase Era, with translation MNETTPHRCGSVAVIGRPNVGKSTLTNALVGAKISIVSNRPQTTRHRLLGIATFPEGQLVLVDTPGLHRQQKRAMNRVMNRAARGSLDGVDAGLLVIEAGRWDEEDTLAFNVLRDAGIPVVLVVNKVDRLKDKGALLPFLQQVTEGRDFAAVHPISALKRNGLEQLVKDLLRLVPEAPPMFGEDEITDRSQRFLAGELVREQLMRQLGEELPYATTVEIERFAEDGNLLRIGAVIWVEREGQKAIVIGKAGARLKEIGAKSRLQMERLFGAKVFLETWVRVREGWSDDEAALKAFGYGEN, from the coding sequence GTGAACGAGACCACCCCCCATCGTTGCGGCAGCGTTGCCGTCATCGGCCGTCCGAACGTCGGCAAGTCCACCCTGACCAATGCCCTGGTCGGCGCCAAGATCAGCATCGTCTCCAACCGGCCGCAGACCACGCGCCACCGGTTGCTGGGCATCGCCACCTTCCCGGAAGGCCAGCTGGTGCTGGTCGATACTCCCGGGCTGCACCGCCAGCAGAAGCGGGCGATGAACCGGGTGATGAACCGCGCCGCGCGGGGCTCCCTGGATGGCGTCGATGCCGGGCTGCTGGTGATCGAGGCCGGTCGCTGGGACGAGGAAGACACCCTGGCCTTCAACGTGCTGCGTGATGCCGGCATCCCGGTGGTGCTGGTGGTCAACAAGGTCGACCGGCTCAAGGACAAGGGTGCCCTGCTGCCGTTCCTGCAGCAGGTCACTGAAGGGCGCGACTTCGCCGCCGTGCACCCGATCTCCGCGCTCAAGCGCAATGGCCTGGAGCAGCTGGTCAAGGACCTGCTCAGGCTGGTGCCCGAGGCGCCGCCGATGTTCGGCGAGGACGAGATCACCGACCGCAGCCAGCGCTTCCTGGCCGGCGAACTGGTGCGTGAGCAGCTGATGCGCCAGCTTGGCGAGGAACTGCCGTACGCCACTACCGTGGAGATCGAGCGCTTTGCCGAGGACGGCAACCTGCTGCGCATCGGTGCGGTGATCTGGGTCGAGCGCGAAGGCCAGAAGGCAATCGTGATCGGCAAGGCCGGGGCGCGCCTGAAGGAAATCGGCGCCAAGTCGCGCCTGCAGATGGAACGCCTGTTCGGTGCCAAGGTCTTTCTGGAGACCTGGGTGCGCGTGCGCGAGGGCTGGTCCGACGACGAGGCCGCACTGAAGGCCTTCGGCTACGGCGAGAACTGA
- the recO gene encoding DNA repair protein RecO, giving the protein MRIEDEPAYVLHARAWRETSLLVEVLSENHGRLGLLARGVHGPRKQPLRAALQPLQAIRFSAVQRGELAQLRGAEAMDAAPRLAGDSMLAGFYINELLLRLAPRQDPLPELYDAYARVRQRLSASEPLAWSLRRFERDLLEALGFGFDLAHAADGQPIDPAARYQLDPLEGPRRVLSERAGQHRRDMATGAALLALGEDRQPGTADLASLRPVMRAVLAHHLGGRGLKSWEMLDDLARRRQRPDRAQD; this is encoded by the coding sequence ATGCGCATCGAGGACGAGCCGGCCTACGTGCTGCACGCCCGGGCCTGGCGCGAAACCAGCCTGCTGGTCGAGGTGCTGAGCGAGAACCACGGCCGCCTCGGCCTGCTCGCCCGCGGCGTGCACGGCCCGCGCAAGCAGCCGCTGCGCGCGGCCCTGCAGCCCTTGCAGGCGATCCGCTTCAGTGCGGTGCAACGCGGCGAACTCGCCCAACTGCGCGGTGCCGAGGCGATGGATGCCGCACCGCGCCTGGCCGGCGACAGCATGCTCGCCGGCTTCTACATAAACGAACTGCTGCTGCGGTTGGCCCCGCGCCAGGACCCGCTGCCCGAGCTGTATGACGCCTACGCCCGGGTGCGCCAGCGCCTTTCGGCCAGTGAGCCGCTGGCCTGGAGCCTGCGCCGCTTCGAGCGCGACCTGCTGGAGGCACTGGGCTTTGGCTTTGACCTGGCGCACGCGGCTGACGGCCAGCCGATCGATCCGGCGGCGCGCTACCAGCTTGATCCACTGGAAGGGCCGCGCCGCGTGCTCAGCGAACGCGCCGGCCAGCACCGCCGTGACATGGCCACCGGTGCCGCGCTGCTGGCGCTGGGCGAGGACCGCCAGCCCGGCACTGCCGACCTGGCCAGCCTGCGTCCGGTCATGCGTGCGGTACTGGCCCACCATCTGGGCGGGCGCGGCCTGAAATCCTGGGAAATGCTCGATGACCTGGCGCGGCGCCGGCAGCGGCCGGACCGCGCGCAGGATTGA
- a CDS encoding response regulator: MEAALMIPGQDPLPRLLLVEDDPISQRFLLATLESLPANVDAVASVAEAMRLAAETRYDLWLVDAYLPDGSGGDLLRQLRRRWPCVPALAHTADGTAGMRESLRRAGFGETLVKPMTADALLKAVRRALARGADDHPPPAGQPPLGDWDETAALAALNGQRTHLVALRELFLAELPVTHEAVVAALQRQDEAALRGQLHRLQASCGFVGAARLGRAVRELHHHPGSMQARNQFSEAVAALLH, encoded by the coding sequence ATGGAGGCAGCCCTCATGATTCCCGGACAGGATCCCTTGCCCCGCCTGCTGCTGGTGGAGGACGACCCGATCAGCCAGCGCTTCCTGCTGGCGACCCTGGAGTCGCTGCCGGCCAACGTGGATGCGGTGGCCTCGGTAGCCGAAGCCATGCGGCTGGCCGCGGAAACCCGCTACGACCTGTGGCTGGTGGATGCCTACCTGCCCGACGGCAGCGGCGGCGACCTGCTGCGGCAGCTACGCCGGCGCTGGCCGTGCGTCCCGGCCCTGGCCCACACCGCCGACGGTACCGCGGGAATGCGCGAATCCCTGCGCCGGGCCGGGTTTGGCGAAACCCTGGTCAAGCCGATGACCGCCGACGCCCTGCTCAAGGCGGTGCGCCGGGCGCTGGCCCGTGGCGCCGACGACCATCCGCCGCCGGCCGGGCAGCCGCCGCTGGGCGACTGGGACGAAACCGCCGCGCTGGCGGCACTGAACGGCCAGCGCACCCACCTGGTGGCACTGCGCGAACTGTTCCTGGCCGAACTGCCGGTGACCCACGAAGCCGTGGTCGCGGCGCTGCAGCGCCAGGACGAGGCCGCGCTGCGGGGCCAGCTGCATCGCCTGCAGGCCAGCTGTGGTTTTGTCGGGGCGGCCCGCCTGGGCCGTGCGGTGCGCGAGCTGCACCACCATCCGGGATCGATGCAGGCACGCAACCAGTTCAGCGAGGCGGTCGCCGCGCTGCTGCACTAA
- the rlmD gene encoding 23S rRNA (uracil(1939)-C(5))-methyltransferase RlmD: MARSRSRLDKTPFQTEILDLSHDGRGVARRDGEGGKVTFVTGALPGEVVMAEQTGKSRHFDEARTVEVLQASPQRVQPRCPHFGVCAGCVLQHLEESQQIVAKQRVLMDNLERIGHVKPETVLPPLVGDSWGYRRKGRFSVRRVEKKDKTLVGFRELDPRFVADLSLCLTVIPEIGTKVAALSAFIESLEGKRDIPQIEFIGGDSAIALTVRHLQPLSDADRQAWIDFGQQHGFAIYLQPGGLESVHALWPAEGVALSFRLPQWDVELAFRPLDFIQVNAKLNEKMIAHALELLGAGPDERVLDLFCGLGNFTLPLARTVREVLGVEGEAGLVARARENAQRNGLDNAQFFAADLTQDQRATPWMRQGFDKLLLDPPRSGAIEVLQQLPLKQFNRIVYVSCHPGSLARDAGYLVNEQGFRLVSAGAMDMFPHTAHVESIAVFEKK, from the coding sequence GTGGCCCGATCCCGCTCCCGCCTCGACAAGACCCCCTTCCAGACCGAAATCCTCGACCTCAGCCACGATGGCCGCGGCGTCGCCCGCCGCGACGGCGAGGGCGGCAAGGTCACCTTCGTCACCGGCGCGCTGCCGGGCGAGGTGGTGATGGCCGAGCAGACCGGCAAGAGCCGCCACTTCGACGAGGCGCGCACGGTGGAAGTGCTGCAGGCCTCGCCGCAGCGCGTGCAGCCGCGCTGTCCGCATTTCGGGGTGTGCGCCGGCTGCGTGCTGCAGCACCTGGAGGAGTCGCAGCAGATCGTGGCCAAGCAGCGCGTGCTGATGGACAACCTCGAGCGCATCGGCCACGTCAAGCCGGAAACGGTGCTGCCGCCCCTGGTCGGCGACAGCTGGGGCTACCGCCGCAAGGGCCGTTTCTCGGTGCGCCGGGTCGAGAAGAAGGACAAGACCCTGGTCGGCTTCCGCGAGCTGGATCCGCGCTTCGTCGCCGACCTGTCGCTGTGCCTGACCGTGATCCCGGAGATCGGTACCAAGGTCGCCGCGCTGTCGGCTTTCATTGAATCGCTGGAAGGCAAGCGCGACATCCCGCAGATCGAGTTCATCGGCGGCGACAGCGCGATTGCGCTGACCGTGCGCCACCTGCAGCCGCTCAGCGATGCCGACCGCCAGGCCTGGATCGACTTCGGCCAGCAGCATGGCTTTGCGATCTACCTGCAGCCCGGCGGTCTGGAGTCAGTACATGCGCTGTGGCCGGCCGAAGGCGTGGCGCTGTCGTTCCGCCTCCCGCAGTGGGACGTGGAACTGGCGTTCCGTCCGCTGGACTTCATCCAGGTCAACGCCAAGCTCAACGAGAAGATGATTGCCCACGCGCTGGAGCTGCTCGGCGCCGGCCCGGACGAGCGCGTGCTCGACCTGTTCTGCGGGCTGGGCAACTTCACCCTGCCGCTGGCGCGCACCGTGCGCGAGGTGTTGGGCGTGGAAGGCGAGGCCGGGCTGGTGGCACGTGCGCGCGAGAATGCGCAGCGCAACGGCCTGGACAACGCGCAGTTCTTCGCTGCCGACCTGACCCAGGACCAGCGCGCCACGCCGTGGATGCGCCAGGGCTTCGACAAGCTGCTGCTGGATCCGCCGCGTTCGGGCGCGATCGAAGTGCTGCAGCAGTTGCCGCTCAAGCAGTTCAACCGCATCGTCTATGTCAGCTGCCATCCGGGTTCGCTGGCCCGTGATGCGGGTTACCTGGTCAACGAGCAGGGCTTCCGCCTGGTCTCGGCCGGCGCGATGGACATGTTCCCGCACACCGCGCACGTGGAAAGCATCGCCGTCTTCGAGAAGAAGTAA
- a CDS encoding CYTH domain-containing protein, producing MGIEIERKFLVTGDGWRTAAHEVVPMAQGYLNDAASLDGGTQKASVRVRIEGDQAFLNIKSRELGHTRQEFDYPVPVADAMQLLKLCVAGLVEKRRHLVRHEGHLWEVDEFLGDNLGLVVAEIELQSADEAFARPDWLGAEVTDQARYYNLLLASRPYARWSPEERG from the coding sequence ATGGGCATCGAGATCGAGCGCAAGTTCCTGGTCACCGGCGACGGCTGGCGCACTGCCGCGCACGAGGTGGTGCCGATGGCACAGGGCTACCTCAACGATGCCGCTTCGCTGGATGGCGGTACACAGAAGGCCTCGGTGCGGGTGCGCATCGAGGGCGACCAGGCCTTCCTCAACATCAAGTCGCGCGAGCTGGGCCACACCCGCCAGGAGTTCGATTACCCGGTGCCGGTGGCCGACGCCATGCAACTGCTCAAACTCTGCGTGGCCGGCCTGGTGGAAAAGCGCCGGCACCTGGTGCGGCACGAAGGCCACCTGTGGGAAGTCGACGAGTTCCTCGGCGACAACCTTGGCCTCGTGGTGGCGGAGATCGAACTGCAGTCGGCCGATGAAGCCTTTGCGCGGCCGGACTGGCTGGGCGCGGAAGTCACCGACCAGGCGCGCTACTACAACCTGCTGCTGGCATCGCGCCCGTACGCCAGGTGGTCGCCCGAAGAGCGTGGCTAA